The following are encoded together in the Buchnera aphidicola (Acyrthosiphon lactucae) genome:
- the fdx gene encoding ISC system 2Fe-2S type ferredoxin gives MPKVLFLPHKIILPQGGEFKAIEGETILSVALRNNIQLEHACEKSCACSTCHCIIRKGFFSLSGWSEKEDDILDKAWGLESESRLSCQAIIGTVDIEVEIPLYSVNYVTE, from the coding sequence ATGCCTAAAGTTTTATTTTTACCTCATAAAATTATATTACCACAGGGTGGTGAATTTAAAGCAATAGAAGGTGAAACGATATTATCTGTTGCACTGCGTAATAATATTCAATTAGAACATGCATGTGAAAAATCATGTGCTTGCAGTACTTGTCACTGTATTATAAGAAAAGGATTTTTTTCTCTTTCAGGATGGTCTGAAAAAGAAGATGATATTTTAGATAAAGCTTGGGGTCTCGAATCTGAAAGTCGTTTGAGTTGCCAAGCTATTATTGGAACAGTAGATATTGAAGTAGAAATTCCTTTATATAGTGTAAATTATGTTACAGAATAG